A stretch of Episyrphus balteatus chromosome 2, idEpiBalt1.1, whole genome shotgun sequence DNA encodes these proteins:
- the LOC129912253 gene encoding heat shock protein 27: MAVVPAYNTDYDSWDYRRRMWRDWDLVDWDVPSWSRIARMRSMPDLSRVTVGKDGFEANIDVHQFKPYEVTVKTVGDTITVEAKHEKRRDGDNFIGRHLVKRFVLPRGYYPNDVSSSLSSDGILTIKAPPPAAHERIVYVRQTGPSYLSIKN, encoded by the coding sequence ATGGCCGTAGTACCAGCTTATAACACCGACTATGATTCCTGGGATTATAGAAGACGAATGTGGAGAGATTGGGACCTTGTCGATTGGGATGTGCCATCATGGTCACGCATTGCAAGGATGCGATCCATGCCGGATTTAAGTCGTGTCACCGTCGGTAAAGATGGTTTCGAGGCAAATATCGATGTGCACCAATTTAAGCCTTACGAAGTGACTGTTAAGACAGTTGGTGATACAATAACAGTCGAAGCCAAACACGAGAAACGTCGAGATGGGGATAATTTTATTGGTCGTCACCTTGTAAAGAGATTCGTCTTGCCAAGGGGATATTATCCGAATGATGTTTCTTCGTCATTATCATCGGATGGAATATTGACTATTAAGGCACCACCTCCAGCTGCTCATGAAAGGATTGTTTATGTTCGACAAACTGGTCCATCATATTTgagtattaaaaattaa
- the LOC129912252 gene encoding uncharacterized protein DDB_G0287625 yields the protein MSTLPFLLSVADELDNLNSQTYMDDFGLGFHPHRHYYRNPNPSIQLSLPASTDWIEEKQRCRSHKFVGDESQNNCDDEGNNDDDAADENTTNHTSNQNSFATTNNSNNTDTDNIDNTVNMYNLTKKCRKYNYGPSTSQDITTPPSSSSSMMNSSKNPSQTKPTKPIKALSCPSPSSSDESLQKTSMTLSSFASIEFLTCFPVKKNKTPKCSSTNNKKS from the coding sequence atGTCAACACTACCGTTCCTATTAAGTGTTGCCGATGAATTGGACAATTTAAACTCGCAAACCTACATGGATGATTTTGGTCTAGGCTTTCATCCACACCGTCACTATTATCGCAATCCAAATCCATCAATTCAACTATCTTTGCCAGCTAGCACCGATTGGATTGAAGAAAAACAACGTTGCCGCAGTCATAAGTTTGTTGGCGATGAATCACAAAATAATTGCGATGACGAAGGAAATAATGATGACGACGCAGCAGATGAAAACACCACAAACCACACCTcaaatcaaaattcatttgccaCCACCAACAATTCGAACAACACAGACACAGATAATATCGATAACACTGTTAACAtgtataatttaacaaaaaaatgtcgCAAATATAATTACGGTCCATCAACATCGCAAGACATTACCACTCCACCATCGTCATCTTCATCAATGATGAATTCATCAAAAAATCCATCACAAACCAAACCAACTAAACCAATCAAAGCGCTATCGTGTCCATCTCCATCGTCATCGGATGAGAGTCTCCAAAAGACATCGATGACACTGTCATCGTTCGCATCGATAGAGTTCTTGACTTGTTTTCCAGTTAAAAAGAACAAAACGCCAAAGTGCAGCAGCACCAACAACAAGAAGTCATAG